GTATTTGTACATCaaattttgcaataatattgttaaaatttttGTCATCTCACTTTGGAAAAGGATGTTTCAAAAGTGGGACAGCATGTTTTGACTAATGTGGGACAGTCAAATATACTATGTTATTCAAttgataaaatatacattaagaAAGTTAAATGCCATACATgtaattttgcttttttttttttttttttttggttcataATGCAGCAATATTACTTGTTTTAAGATCCAGATTCAAAATTTAGAGACTAGAGGACGATGGGATCCTGGACCACGATGTGTCCATGAGTGGCCAGAGCTGCttgtttctattgtgtttttacCATTACAATTTGTCTAACACAAGCTTTGAAAAAGAAATTTTGTATCTGTCTCACGCAGTGTTTTCAATTGAAAGTAAGGTTACTAGTGTGTTATTGTATTCAGCAATAgctatcatttttaatttctgttCTGCAGGTGTGTTTGGAGCAGAAAGAGTTGAGACAATGACAGTGATTGAGGGAGATTCTGTTACTCTATACACAAATCTCACTGAGTTACAGAACGATGATACCATACTGTGGCTGTTTGGACCTAAAGACTCTGTCATATCTCAAATAACGAGAAAGCATAACCTGACTTCATTTTTTGTCACTGatgatgggagattcagagacagattGCAGGTGGATCAAAAGACTGGATCTCTCACCATCAGAAACACCAGAATCAGACACTCGGGACAATATAAACTCAGCATCTCTAGAGAGAAGACTATGACCAAGATATTTGAAGTTATTGTTATCGGTGAGTATCTCGCGACACTGCATACTGTAAAAGCAGAATTAAAATACTCCAGCTCTGACCTGATTTTTATTCAGGTGTGGTTGGTGAGACGGATGGAGTGAAGTCAttgtcagtgatggagggagagtCTGTTATTCTACAGAATGATGTTTCTGAAGTACAGAGAGATGATCTAATAGTGTGGAGGTTTGGAGATAAAGGCGTCCTCCTGGCTAAAATTGATGTGGAAACTAATGACAGGTCAATAAACAATGctgatgagagattcagagacagactgaagctggatccggatggatctctgaccatcaagAACACCAGAACtacagactctggactttatgaACTACAGATCAGAGGCCGTGAGAGCTCACAGCAATTCCTGGTTTCTGTGAGTGGTAAGTCTTTATAAAGCAAATCTTTCAATGTAGTGACAGACTCAGGTAAGCACTTGAATAGATACTTGCACCAATACTTGGAATACTTGGTGTTTGATTAACAGATTCAACATTTACATGACtacaaataaatttttaaacaattgaCAGTAAGGCAGGGTGATatgatatgattttttttttcaaaggagACTTTATTAGATAGTATTATATAGTAAATCGCACAAATATTGACAGTCCATTTCAGTGTTGTCATtgttaaataaatctaaaattataaaaaaacattgtttttgtagttgaaataaagctaaaataaaataaattatatatatttattttaaaaaatggtgtTGAAACAATTTGAAACAATGGTGTTGAAacaagaaattgctagtaaatttcacaaacacttGCAAAAACGGTATCACATTTAATCATACATGAAATTTggaaaaattaaagtaaaactaCTCcattaatctttgttttatttacaacttttacaatagtgtagctgaaataagtttaaccttaaaggtgctgtatgtaggattttgactctactaaagcataaaaataccataatatgtttgcagatatttaagaaacatgctaagttccctatctgtcggtcactacgagttatgtcgtgacgacataggggatttacttgggagccccaatcatctctgacttaagagaaaacgccaatgaatattggctagtggattttgcatacctgcgccactccccgtgcacacgggtataaataggcggcaggtgcatccactcattagatttttgcttcggagccgagtggaTGAACGTGTTGATCTCCACAAAGAGCCATTCATCATCTGTCTGGAAGCTGTTCTGGTTGGCGTTACGGTGCGAACAGCGGTGTCCCTGTCTGCAGCGATTCCCCTGGGCACTTCAACTAAAAAGAGCAGATTtcctaaaagagcaaatcacgGTCGGttcgcgtctttttaaagacgccGTTCCGGCCGTGTCCTCTTGGTTGCGGTCGTTTCCTATCCTCCATCCACGGCCACGatcgttgtcttcagtgtctgggcATCCAGCGCGCTGAAGCTGCGTTCGTGGATGGTTTATGCGTTCGTTCTGAGCGTGTAACCATGGCAGCGCTGCGATCGCGCCTCTCTCCTCACGGGATGGAGGGGCTCCTCTGTCACTACCGCTGGCTTCTCTGCCACGAGCAGAGAACCATCGGCTAGTGCTCTGGGCGATCTGAGGGTTACAGTGAGAGCCTTTCCGCCGGGCCAGTCCCCACGGACCTCTCACTCCTCCCGCAGCAGCTGTTCTGTGCGGCTCCCCGGTGATTCTGCTGTGCCGTCTCACGGCGTGCCCAGCGTTTCATTTGGTGCGCCGATAGAGGATCAGACGTCGATCGCAGCATCGGGGGATGGGCAATCGTCCTCTGAGGATGAAGATTCGGCGGGGCTGCCTCCCTCGGGAGTCGCGGCCGCCGCCGAATCGGACCCAGAGTTGACGGCcgtgctttcccgggccgccgcGAGCATCGGGCTGGAGGCGTGCACACCTCCTAGTCCTGAGCCCTCGCGGTGAGATGATTGGTTCCTCGGCACGGGCCGTGGCTCGCGACCACGCCCTGCCCCGGTTCCTTTCTTCCCGGAAGTGCATGGGGAGCTGACGAAGTCGTGGATGGCCCCTTTTTACGGCCAGAAGCGGCTCGTCTGCCTCCCCCATCCTCACTACCCTCGACGGCGGGGCAGCTAGGGGGTACGTTGACATTTCCCAGGTGGAGAGTGTGTTTGCGGTGCACTTGTGCCCGCAATGCACCACCACTTGGAGGAATCGTCTCGTCTCCCGTCCAAAGCCTGTAGGCTGACGGCCGCCCGCGGCCAAAGCTTACAGTGCTGCGGGCCAAGCTGCCTCTGCCCTGCATGCCATGGCTGTCCTGCGAGTACACCAGCcaaaggcattaaaatgcacgaGGGTAGTACCAACCCGAGGTTGATGCAGGAACTGTGCTCGGGGACTGACTGTGCCCTTCGGGCGATGGAAGTCACAGCGCAGTCCCTCGGGAAGGCGATGTCCACACTTGGGGTCCAAGAGGGCCATCTATGGCTCAGCCTTGAGAAGAGCGGTGTCGCCGCTCTCGTCTCCCAGGCCGGACTGTTCGGCGACACTGTCGAGGActgtgcccagcagttctcggcagtaCAGAAGCAGACCGAGGCCAattgggtaacaggtaagtaGCTTGCCCCGGCGTGATGCACCGCTCCGCCGCAGGGCAAGCCCCAGTCTGCTTGTCGCCGTGGGCGCCCTCCCGCAACCTCCAGAGCTGCTCCGCTGAGACATTCGAAGTTGTAGCCACTTGTGTGCGGTTTATGAATGACAGTGGAGATTAAGAGGAACCGAATTATAATAATCTCCATTGATTCGCTACATTCGGAATCTACACAGCCTTTACAGCTCTAGGATGTTACTGCTGTTTCTTACCTTATTGCTTTTGGACGGTAAGTGAATTTCGGTCTCGGAGGTTTGgtttcattttagacatcagCTGCGCAACAAATGCGTGCTCCGTTTTGCATTCCAGTCGCGCTTGAATCATTCCCCGTCGACATCTGCTGGACATTTctctaataaattaaaaattctgtGATCTTCACCCTCAGCCCGTTTTTACTGCTGCAAGCAAGGAGAAAATGTTTAACACGGTGTGAATTAAATCTATATACAGTCCATAATATGGATGCAATTgtgctgtcaaaaaaaaaaaaacccaaaaaaacaaaacaacaacaacatttcatTTGCTGTTGATTGACATTTCATTTCGCAGTTTGTTCAAAGACGCTTGAAGTGCGGCGGCGATAATGAGTCGTTCgataaatattaattgttttGGATTTTGGCCATAAACGTTACGTGTCTGGTGTACCTCAATTCTTGCTTTTTTATAAGAAATATATCAATAGGTCAGTTTTATatataagcaattttttttctatttcattctctttattcttttgtcttggtttaaacatttttaattgtacaaCTCTTTGTATTATGTATCTTTCTTTTTAGTCGATTTCTGTCTATTATGTACCAAGCACCTTACAAAGAAAGATCTGTAATTTCCTTGTATCTTGTGTACAATATAAagcattctaaaaaaaaaaaaaaaaaaaagtcttatccATCATATGAACCTTTGCACAAATTACGGGTGTAACTTCCGGTCGCTTATGAAATACGTTTTTGAAATACGACCACAAAATCAAAGCAGTTAAAAAAAGCAGTTaaagcagttaaaaaaaaaataataaaatacttttttttactaCGAATAAAGCCAAAAACAGTTTCCTAAACAACGTAACTCTAAAAATTAACATAATATTTTTCTCTATTAAGCGATAAAGTGGAAGTGAAGCAGTCAGTcaagtttaaattatttagtaaaatgatttccattttaattaaaaacgtataTAACAACCAGAATTAATGTAacagttttaaagaaaaaaaatgatgttttgttATAGGGTGGATTAGTGACTAATGTGGGACTCCTAAGCTTTAGTGCATTTATGTCTTCTTTTACAACATTAAAGTGAACATGATTGGTGTTGAATTCAAGCAGGGGTGTCAAGTTATTGAAATTACTTGACTTTCTGGAAATTATGTCAGAAATCTGGCCATGAAAATGATCAAACAGGAAGTACCtcttgtcagtcctctgtcttGTGTTtcttgtgttcccgcctcttgtgtccttatttggtcatgttcctgtccttgttcagtgtgattattagttgagtcttgtccagctgtgttttagtcattatcagtaattgttatgtgtatttagttcatgcctgtttagttagattttgtctggtctactcgttactccccggtgttcctgccgatgtcaaccttgccttgtcttgccctgccttgtttgagttcattaaagactattatttgagttatcctcgttcctccctgctgtgtgcaccgtgacacctCTTGTGAAGTTTACTGAAATGACAGTGACATAGGATTTagacaaaattaatgttaaggATATAAATCTGTTGTAAATAAAGCAATGTTCTAAATTGTtatcaaattatatttgtgaTGTATTTGTACATCaaattttgcaataatattgttaaaatttttGTCATCTCACTTTGGAAAAGGATGTTTCAAAAGTGGGACAGCATGTTTTGACTAATGTGGGACAGTCAAATATACTATGTTATTCAAttgataaaatatacattaagaAAGTTAAATGCCATACATgtaattttgcttttttttttttttttggttcataATGCAGCAATATTACTTGTTTTAAGATCCAGATTCAAAATTTAGAGACTAGAGGACGATGGGATCCTGGACCACGATGTGTCCATGAGTGGCCAGAGCTGCttgtttctattgtgtttttacCATTACAATTTGTCTAACACAAGCTTTGAAAAAGAAATTTTGTATCTGTCTCACGCAGTGTTTTCAATTGAAAGTAAGGTTACTAGTGTGTTATTGTATTCAGCAATAgctatcatttttaatttctgttCTGCAGGTGTGTTTGGAGCAGAAAGAGTTGAGACAATGACAGTGATTGAGGGAGATTCTGTTACTCTATACACAAATCTCACTGAGTTACAGAACGATGATACCATACTGTGGCTGTTTGGACCTAAAGACTCTGTCATATCTCAAATAACGAGAAAGCATAACCTGACTTCATTTTTTGTCACTGatgatgggagattcagagacagattGCAGGTGGATCAAAAGACTGGATCTCTCACCATCAGAAACACCAGAATCAGACACTCGGGACAATATAAACTCAGCATCTCTAGAGAGAAGACTATGACCAAGATATTTGAAGTTATTGTTATCGGTGAGTATCTCGCGACACTGCATACTGTAAAAGCAGAATTAAAATACTCCAGCTCTGACCTGATTTTTATTCAGGTGTGGTTGGTGAGACGGATGGAGTGAAGTCAttgtcagtgatggagggagagtCTGTTATTCTACAGAATGATGTTTCTGAAGTACAGAGAGATGATCTAATAGTGTGGAGGTTTGGAGATAAAGGCGTCCTCCTGGCTAAAATTGATGTGGAAACTAATGACAGGTCAATAAACAATGctgatgagagattcagagacagactgaagctggatccggatggatctctgaccatcaagAACACCAGAACtacagactctggactttatgaACTACAGATCAGAGGCCGTGAGAGCTCACAGCAATTCCTGGTTTCTGTGAGTGGTAAGTCTTTATAAAGCAAATCTTTCAATGTAGTGACAGACTCAGGTAAGCACTTGGAATAGATACTTGCACCAATACTTGGAATACTTGGTGTTTGATTAACAGATTCAACATTTACATGACtacaaataaatttttaaacaattgaCAGTAAGGCAGGGTGATatgatatgattttttttttttcaaaggagACTTTattatatagtattatatagTAAATCGCACAAATATTGACAGTCCATTTCAGTGTTGTCATtgttaaataaatctaaaattataaaaaaacattgtttttgtagttgaaataaagctaaaataaaataaattatatatatttattttaaaaaatggtgtTGAAACAATTTGAAACAATGGTGTTGAAacaagaaattgctagtaaatttcacaaacacttGCAAAAACGGTATCACATTTAATCATACATGAAATTTggaaaaattaaagtaaaaactaCTCcattaatctttgttttatttacaacttttacaatagtgtagctgaaataagtttaaccttaaaggtgctgtatgtaggattttgactctactaaagcataaaaataccataatatgtttgcagatatttaagaaacatgctaagttccctatctgtcggtcactacgagttatgtcgtgacgacataggggatttacttgggagccccaatcatctctgacttaagagaaaacgccaatgaatattggctagtggattttgcatacctgcgccactccccgtgcacacgggtataaataggcggcaggtgcatccactcattagatttttgcttcggagccgagtggaTGAACGTGTTGATCTCCACAAAGAGCCATTCATCATCTGTCTGGAAGCTGTTCTGGTTGGCGTTACGGTGCGAACAGCGGTGTCCCTGTCTGCAGCGATTCCCCTGGGCACTTCAACTAAAAAGAGCAGATTtcctaaaagagcaaatcacgGTCGGTTCGCGTCTTTTAAAGACGCCGTTCGGCCGTGTCCTCTTGGTTGCGGTCGTTTCCTATCCTCCATCCACGGCCACGatcgttgtcttcagtgtctgggcATCCAGCGCGCTGAAGCTGCGTTCGTGGATGGTTTATGCGTTCGTTCTGAGCGTGTAACCATGGCAGCGCTGCGATCGCGCCTCTCTCCTCACGGGATGGGAGGGGCTCCCTCTGTCACTACCGCTGGCTTCTCTGCCACGAGCAGAGAACCATCGGCTAGTGCTCTGGGCGATCTGAGGGTTACAGTGAGAGCCTTTCCGCCGGGCCAGTCCCCACGGACCTCTCACTCCTCCCGCAGCAGCTGTTCTGTGCGGCTCCCCGGTGATTCTGCCCTCTGAGGATGAAGATTCGGCGGGGCTGCCTCCCTCGGGAGTCGCGGCCGCCGCCGAATCGGACCCAGAGTTGACGGCCGTGCTTTCCGGGCCGCCGCGAGCATCGGGCTGGGCGTGCACACCTCCTAGTCCTGAGCCCTCGCGGTGAGATGAT
The sequence above is a segment of the Onychostoma macrolepis isolate SWU-2019 chromosome 22, ASM1243209v1, whole genome shotgun sequence genome. Coding sequences within it:
- the LOC131531425 gene encoding uncharacterized protein LOC131531425 isoform X2, which codes for MSGQSCLFLLCFYHYNLSNTSFEKEILYLSHAVFSIESKVTSVLLYSAIAIIFNFCSAGVFGAERVETMTVIEGDSVTLYTNLTELQNDDTILWLFGPKDSVISQITRKHNLTSFFVTDDGRFRDRLQVDQKTGSLTIRNTRIRHSGQYKLSISREKTMTKIFEVIVIGVVGETDGVKSLSVMEGESVILQNDVSEVQRDDLIVWRFGDKGVLLAKIDVETNDRSINNADERFRDRLKLDPDGSLTIKNTRTTDSGLYELQIRGRESSQQFLVSVSGVFGAERVETMTVIEGDSVTLYTNLTELQNDDTILWLFGPKDSVISQITRKHNLTSFFVTDDGRFRDRLQVDQKTGSLTIRNTRIRHSGQYKLSISREKTMTKIFEVIVIGVVGETDGVKSLSVMEGESVILQNDVSEVQRDDLIVWRFGDKGVLLAKIDVETNDRSINNADERFRDRLKLDPDGSLTIKNTRTTDSGLYELQIRGRESSQQFLVSVSEKKVSVADGDSVILETETNLQGDDEVHWWYHDDHNLIAEINGVTKQTHGGFDERFRSKLVLNDKTGSLTINNTMIIHSGLYILQISSNSTNKRINKRLFLQSQ
- the LOC131531425 gene encoding uncharacterized protein LOC131531425 isoform X1; this translates as MSGQSCLFLLCFYHYNLSNTSFEKEILYLSHAVFSIESKVTSVLLYSAIAIIFNFCSAGVFGAERVETMTVIEGDSVTLYTNLTELQNDDTILWLFGPKDSVISQITRKHNLTSFFVTDDGRFRDRLQVDQKTGSLTIRNTRIRHSGQYKLSISREKTMTKIFEVIVIGVVGETDGVKSLSVMEGESVILQNDVSEVQRDDLIVWRFGDKGVLLAKIDVETNDRSINNADERFRDRLKLDPDGSLTIKNTRTTDSGLYELQIRGRESSQQFLVSVSGVFGAERVETMTVIEGDSVTLYTNLTELQNDDTILWLFGPKDSVISQITRKHNLTSFFVTDDGRFRDRLQVDQKTGSLTIRNTRIRHSGQYKLSISREKTMTKIFEVIVIGVVGETDGVKSLSVMEGESVILQNDVSEVQRDDLIVWRFGDKGVLLAKIDVETNDRSINNADERFRDRLKLDPDGSLTIKNTRTTDSGLYELQIRGRESSQQFLVSVSAVPDSEPSPGLIAGIVVAALLLAAVVSSVVVHYRRKISELEKKMEKKVSVADGDSVILETETNLQGDDEVHWWYHDDHNLIAEINGVTKQTHGGFDERFRSKLVLNDKTGSLTINNTMIIHSGLYILQISSNSTNKRINKRLFLQSQ
- the LOC131531425 gene encoding uncharacterized protein LOC131531425 isoform X3 — encoded protein: MLLLFLTLLLLDGVFGAERVETMTVIEGDSVTLYTNLTELQNDDTILWLFGPKDSVISQITRKHNLTSFFVTDDGRFRDRLQVDQKTGSLTIRNTRIRHSGQYKLSISREKTMTKIFEVIVIGVVGETDGVKSLSVMEGESVILQNDVSEVQRDDLIVWRFGDKGVLLAKIDVETNDRSINNADERFRDRLKLDPDGSLTIKNTRTTDSGLYELQIRGRESSQQFLVSVSGVFGAERVETMTVIEGDSVTLYTNLTELQNDDTILWLFGPKDSVISQITRKHNLTSFFVTDDGRFRDRLQVDQKTGSLTIRNTRIRHSGQYKLSISREKTMTKIFEVIVIGVVGETDGVKSLSVMEGESVILQNDVSEVQRDDLIVWRFGDKGVLLAKIDVETNDRSINNADERFRDRLKLDPDGSLTIKNTRTTDSGLYELQIRGRESSQQFLVSVSAVPDSEPSPGLIAGIVVAALLLAAVVSSVVVHYRRKISELEKKMEKKVSVADGDSVILETETNLQGDDEVHWWYHDDHNLIAEINGVTKQTHGGFDERFRSKLVLNDKTGSLTINNTMIIHSGLYILQISSNSTNKRINKRLFLQSQ